A genomic stretch from Candidatus Omnitrophota bacterium includes:
- a CDS encoding cold shock domain-containing protein encodes MHSGKIKKVVRERGFGFISDTDGREVFFHQSGLMGGASFDSLSEGQAVDFEVENSPKGPRAINIQITAAS; translated from the coding sequence ATGCATAGTGGAAAGATCAAGAAAGTGGTGCGCGAGAGAGGGTTTGGTTTTATCAGCGATACGGACGGAAGAGAGGTGTTCTTTCATCAAAGCGGCCTTATGGGCGGCGCCAGCTTTGATTCCCTGAGCGAAGGCCAGGCAGTTGACTTTGAAGTTGAGAATTCCCCAAAGGGGCCGCGCGCCATCAACATACAGATAACCGCCGCTTCCTAG
- the gltA gene encoding NADPH-dependent glutamate synthase, whose protein sequence is MKKEPVKAKERDSAARVRDFEEVVQVFSEAEALREAARCIQCKEPKCVSGCPVGIDIKTFIGQMAKKDYDGAYFTIRRKNNFPSICGRVCPAEYQCRKACVFTKKGEPFASREAIGIHFLERFIGDYGAGKALRVKAAGDDALSRVKVAVVGSGPAGLCCAGELARRGIKVVVFEGLHKTGGVLRYGIPPFRLPRDILDLEIDSLKKLGVEIRTNTIIGRVKAVDELFAEGFSAIFLGLGAGIPSFLGIPGENLCNIYSANEFLTRVNLMSAHKYPAYHTPVNIGRHIVIIGGGNTAMDAARVAIRLQHMNGIEPDTTIAYRRTEIEMPARRLEIEHAREEGVKFRMLVKPEEFMGDEKGFVKKMRASRCELGEPDAGGRRRPVVIPGSSFEIGCDMAVIAVGLGANKILTGVTPRLKTDKYGDVIVDPETMQTSIKGVFAGGDIVGGEGTVIEAMGMAKKAAGAIIDHLGRKAD, encoded by the coding sequence GAAAAAAGAACCGGTCAAGGCAAAAGAGAGAGACAGCGCCGCCAGGGTCAGGGATTTTGAAGAGGTTGTTCAGGTTTTCTCTGAGGCAGAGGCCCTGCGAGAGGCGGCGCGGTGTATCCAGTGCAAGGAGCCGAAATGCGTCTCGGGCTGTCCGGTGGGGATCGACATCAAGACATTCATAGGCCAGATGGCGAAGAAAGATTATGACGGGGCATATTTTACTATACGCCGGAAGAACAATTTTCCGTCTATATGCGGAAGGGTCTGCCCTGCCGAATATCAGTGCCGTAAGGCGTGCGTCTTTACTAAAAAAGGAGAGCCCTTCGCGTCCCGCGAGGCCATCGGCATTCATTTTCTTGAGAGGTTTATCGGAGATTACGGGGCCGGTAAGGCGCTGCGGGTAAAGGCGGCCGGCGATGATGCTCTCTCCCGGGTTAAGGTGGCCGTTGTCGGGTCAGGCCCGGCAGGATTGTGCTGCGCCGGAGAACTGGCGCGGCGCGGCATTAAGGTCGTGGTCTTCGAAGGGCTGCATAAAACAGGCGGTGTCTTGCGCTACGGCATCCCTCCTTTCAGGCTTCCCAGGGATATCCTGGACCTTGAGATCGACTCTCTGAAAAAACTCGGCGTTGAGATCAGGACGAATACCATTATAGGCAGGGTAAAGGCGGTTGACGAGCTTTTCGCCGAAGGGTTTTCCGCCATATTCCTCGGCCTGGGGGCCGGCATACCGTCATTTTTAGGGATACCCGGTGAAAATCTCTGCAATATCTATTCGGCGAATGAATTTCTCACCAGGGTAAATCTGATGTCCGCGCATAAATATCCCGCGTATCATACGCCGGTCAATATAGGCAGGCATATAGTAATTATCGGCGGCGGCAATACCGCGATGGACGCGGCGCGCGTTGCCATAAGGCTGCAGCATATGAACGGGATCGAGCCGGATACAACGATAGCATACAGGCGCACTGAGATAGAAATGCCGGCGCGCCGGCTGGAAATAGAGCACGCCAGGGAAGAGGGCGTTAAGTTCCGGATGCTGGTGAAGCCGGAGGAGTTTATGGGCGATGAAAAGGGCTTTGTGAAAAAGATGCGCGCCTCGCGGTGTGAGCTTGGCGAACCCGACGCCGGCGGGAGGCGCAGGCCCGTGGTTATCCCCGGGAGTTCTTTTGAGATCGGCTGCGACATGGCGGTAATAGCCGTGGGATTAGGCGCCAACAAAATACTTACCGGCGTTACGCCGCGGCTGAAGACCGATAAATACGGCGATGTAATAGTCGATCCTGAGACCATGCAGACCTCTATCAAGGGTGTTTTCGCCGGAGGCGATATCGTGGGAGGAGAGGGGACTGTTATTGAGGCGATGGGTATGGCTAAAAAGGCCGCCGGCGCCATCATTGATCATCTGGGCAGAAAAGCAGATTAG
- a CDS encoding secondary thiamine-phosphate synthase enzyme YjbQ gives MTIITKHLNLKTKGAGDLIDITARIQDNLGDSGLKEGNVTVFVIGSTAAITTLEYEPGLISDLKELYERLVPSGKTYAHDEAWGDANGFSHLRAALQGPSLTVPFVSGRLILGTWQQVVLAEFDHKPRQRKIVLQFAGE, from the coding sequence ATGACGATAATTACCAAGCACCTCAATCTTAAGACAAAAGGCGCGGGGGACCTGATAGACATCACTGCCCGGATCCAGGATAATTTAGGGGACAGCGGCCTTAAGGAAGGCAATGTCACGGTCTTTGTGATCGGCTCAACCGCGGCTATAACTACACTTGAATATGAACCCGGTTTGATCTCCGATCTGAAAGAGTTATATGAACGGCTTGTGCCGTCCGGTAAAACTTACGCCCATGATGAGGCCTGGGGCGACGCCAATGGTTTCAGCCATTTGCGCGCGGCATTGCAGGGGCCGTCTTTGACGGTCCCTTTTGTTTCTGGCAGGCTTATATTGGGCACCTGGCAGCAGGTGGTCCTGGCGGAGTTTGACCATAAGCCGCGGCAGAGGAAGATAGTCCTGCAATTCGCGGGAGAATAA
- a CDS encoding radical SAM protein, with protein MFDTKKKRYRLRIVVPAYPAFNIYSRIAKGTTALGPVCVASVVNGMEKWDVEVIDENNLRKYGPAGDSGGADHEFLQNLRPADVVGLYGGLTSTIPRLYKIAGFYKDKGIVTIAGGQHFVEDNIAEALSSSVDYVVRGEGEETIKELLSALQGGRGIDEVKGIAYLQDGKVVCTPEREPLCDFDSLPLPDFSLVRYARIKMYPVGRIRGCGMDCEFCAVKGAPRHASPERLLESISSLLETHDARHFMIVDDLFGQQRDETIRFCNMLRDYQKRVGKRLDLAVQIRLDKAKDTELLSAMRQAGINTTAIGFESPIEGELKAMNKRIKPEEMVSLARVFHKFGFLVHGMFIFGYPLKEGADFKMGAAERIRHFRNFIRKAKIDTIQILLPGPIPGTELRRRLEKQNRVYPKEDVGWEYYDGNFPLFEPDAPLSAEEMQASTKKIMGKFYQFRYVFMIALNILSFPGLIFFLHNIKSGWRRWYRPWRNHLIRFGGWLIMRGWVSQFKKSDFSRKLRRAKEHLKIA; from the coding sequence ATGTTTGATACAAAGAAGAAAAGATACAGGCTCAGGATCGTGGTGCCTGCTTACCCGGCGTTTAATATCTATTCCCGCATTGCCAAGGGGACTACAGCCCTGGGTCCGGTATGCGTAGCCAGCGTTGTGAACGGAATGGAAAAATGGGATGTTGAGGTTATTGATGAGAATAACCTTCGCAAATACGGGCCTGCCGGCGATTCAGGCGGGGCAGACCATGAATTTCTGCAAAACCTGCGGCCCGCGGATGTAGTCGGGCTCTATGGCGGACTGACCAGTACCATACCGCGGCTGTATAAAATAGCCGGATTTTATAAGGATAAAGGGATCGTGACCATTGCCGGAGGGCAGCATTTTGTGGAAGATAACATAGCCGAGGCGTTAAGTTCCTCCGTTGATTATGTGGTCAGAGGCGAAGGCGAAGAGACCATTAAAGAGCTTTTATCGGCCCTACAGGGCGGGCGCGGCATAGATGAGGTGAAGGGCATTGCCTATTTGCAAGACGGAAAGGTTGTTTGTACTCCGGAGAGAGAGCCCTTGTGTGATTTTGATAGCCTGCCTTTACCGGATTTCTCATTGGTGCGATACGCCAGGATCAAAATGTATCCCGTGGGAAGGATACGGGGCTGCGGAATGGATTGCGAGTTCTGCGCCGTCAAGGGCGCGCCGAGGCACGCGTCTCCCGAACGGCTGCTGGAAAGCATCAGCAGCCTTTTAGAAACGCATGACGCGCGGCATTTTATGATAGTTGACGACCTCTTCGGGCAGCAGCGGGATGAGACGATAAGGTTCTGCAACATGCTCAGGGATTATCAAAAACGCGTAGGCAAGCGGCTGGACCTGGCAGTCCAGATACGGCTGGATAAGGCCAAAGACACAGAACTGCTTTCCGCTATGCGCCAGGCAGGCATTAACACGACAGCCATCGGCTTTGAGTCGCCGATCGAAGGCGAACTTAAGGCGATGAATAAGCGCATAAAGCCCGAAGAGATGGTCTCCCTTGCCAGGGTATTTCATAAATTCGGGTTCCTGGTGCACGGCATGTTCATCTTCGGATACCCCTTGAAAGAAGGCGCGGATTTCAAGATGGGCGCCGCGGAACGCATAAGGCATTTCAGGAATTTTATCAGGAAGGCCAAGATCGATACCATACAGATCTTACTGCCCGGCCCAATACCCGGGACAGAATTAAGGCGCCGGCTGGAGAAACAGAACCGGGTTTATCCGAAGGAAGACGTGGGCTGGGAATATTATGACGGCAACTTTCCTCTGTTCGAGCCGGACGCGCCCCTGAGCGCCGAAGAGATGCAGGCCTCCACAAAAAAGATCATGGGCAAGTTTTATCAGTTCAGATATGTGTTTATGATAGCCCTGAACATACTTTCTTTTCCCGGCTTGATCTTCTTCCTGCATAATATTAAATCGGGCTGGAGAAGATGGTATCGGCCCTGGCGCAATCACCTGATCCGTTTCGGCGGCTGGCTTATTATGCGAGGGTGGGTCTCGCAGTTCAAGAAGAGCGACTTTTCCCGGAAATTACGGCGGGCGAAAGAGCATTTAAAAATAGCGTAA
- the gdhA gene encoding NADP-specific glutamate dehydrogenase, whose amino-acid sequence MKSGIIKEIMDDVISKNQGEPEFHQAVREVVESLASFMEKNPRYRDAKIIERMVEPERAIIFRVPWIDDRGDIRINRGYRIEMNSAIGPYKGGIRFHPSVNLSILKFLAFEQVLKNSLTTLPMGGAKGGSDFDPKGKSDNEAMRFCQSFMSELFRHIGPDTDVPAGDIGVGGREIGYMFGQYKKLRNEFTGVLTGKGLCWGGSLIRPEATGYGCVYFVEEMLKTKGESLKGKVCAVSGSGNVAQYTVEKLLQLGAKVVTMSDSDGFIYDEGGIDHKELKCVFDLKNNRRGRIKECAREFKCKYFEKQRPWQVECDIAFPSATQNEISGEDARSLAKNGCIAVGEGANMPTTPEGISVFQKARILYAPGKAANAGGVATSGLEMTQNSMRLSWPREEVDRRLHDIMISIHENCVRYGKEGGYVDYVKGANIAGFVKVADAMIAQGVV is encoded by the coding sequence ATGAAAAGCGGCATTATTAAAGAAATTATGGATGATGTTATAAGCAAGAATCAGGGCGAGCCGGAGTTCCATCAGGCCGTAAGAGAGGTGGTGGAATCGTTGGCCTCTTTTATGGAAAAGAACCCCAGGTATAGAGACGCCAAGATCATTGAAAGAATGGTGGAGCCGGAGAGGGCCATAATCTTCCGCGTGCCGTGGATAGATGACAGGGGAGATATCCGGATCAACAGGGGCTATCGTATTGAAATGAACAGCGCCATAGGCCCCTATAAGGGGGGCATACGGTTTCACCCCAGCGTAAACTTGAGCATTCTCAAGTTCCTCGCCTTTGAGCAGGTCTTAAAGAACAGCCTGACCACGCTTCCCATGGGCGGCGCGAAGGGCGGTTCTGATTTTGACCCGAAGGGCAAGTCGGATAACGAGGCGATGAGGTTCTGCCAGAGTTTCATGAGCGAGCTTTTCAGGCATATCGGCCCTGATACCGATGTCCCGGCCGGAGACATCGGCGTTGGCGGCCGCGAGATCGGCTATATGTTCGGCCAATATAAGAAATTAAGGAATGAATTCACCGGCGTCCTGACCGGTAAAGGTTTATGCTGGGGCGGCAGCCTTATACGGCCGGAGGCCACCGGTTACGGCTGCGTTTATTTTGTTGAGGAGATGTTAAAGACAAAGGGGGAATCGCTCAAGGGCAAGGTGTGCGCGGTGTCCGGTTCAGGCAACGTCGCCCAATATACGGTAGAGAAATTATTGCAGCTTGGCGCCAAGGTCGTCACTATGTCGGATTCGGACGGGTTTATATATGACGAGGGGGGCATTGACCATAAGGAATTGAAGTGCGTGTTCGACCTGAAAAACAACCGCCGCGGCCGCATAAAAGAATGCGCCAGGGAATTCAAGTGCAAGTATTTTGAGAAGCAGAGGCCCTGGCAGGTAGAGTGCGATATAGCCTTTCCTTCGGCGACCCAGAACGAGATCTCCGGCGAAGACGCCAGGTCGCTCGCGAAGAATGGTTGCATAGCGGTAGGTGAAGGCGCTAATATGCCTACGACCCCTGAAGGGATAAGCGTGTTCCAGAAGGCCCGGATATTATATGCCCCCGGAAAGGCGGCGAATGCCGGAGGCGTGGCTACGTCCGGACTTGAAATGACCCAGAACAGCATGAGGCTGTCGTGGCCGCGCGAAGAAGTTGACAGGAGGCTCCACGACATAATGATATCTATTCACGAAAATTGCGTTCGCTACGGCAAGGAAGGCGGCTATGTTGATTACGTAAAAGGCGCCAATATTGCCGGGTTTGTCAAGGTGGCCGACGCCATGATAGCCCAAGGGGTGGTTTGA
- a CDS encoding amidophosphoribosyltransferase produces the protein MSGIFGVISKNDCAQTLFYGTDYHTHLGTEYGGMAILGDGFSRHIHNISQSQFKSKLYEDYKHMHGNKGIGAISDSDEQPIYLNSKFGPFCIVMAGMIDNKEELVRDLLAKGVSFSEMSKGSVNSVELIAKLINQGRDIVDGIERMFEAIEGSCSLLLLNKDGLYAARDRWGYTPLVLGKRGDSWAVTAETAAFLNTGFSIEKFLLPGEIILLNEDGLAQRKPGGSRSQICAFLWIYTGFPASSYEGINVEAARERCGRFLAERDNDIEVDVVSGVPDSGIAHAIGYAMESKKPYRRPLVKYTPGYGRSYTPPSQEVRDLIATMKLIPNREIIEGNRIVVCEDSIVRGTQLKNCTVKKLWECGAKEVHVRPACPPLMHPCKFCLSTRSINELAARRAIRALEGSDIEDVSEYIDHTSDKYKKMVDWIARELSLTTLRYQTIDDMVKAIGLPKERLCLYCWTGECPQPKAGKDPICQEEKILEKY, from the coding sequence ATGAGCGGTATATTCGGGGTTATTTCCAAGAATGATTGCGCGCAAACCTTGTTTTACGGCACGGATTATCATACGCATCTGGGGACGGAGTACGGCGGCATGGCAATACTGGGCGATGGGTTCAGCCGCCATATCCATAATATTTCACAGAGCCAGTTCAAGTCAAAGTTGTACGAAGATTATAAACATATGCATGGCAATAAAGGCATCGGGGCCATAAGCGATTCGGATGAGCAGCCCATATATCTGAATTCTAAATTCGGCCCGTTTTGCATCGTTATGGCCGGCATGATAGATAATAAAGAAGAGCTGGTGCGGGATCTATTGGCCAAAGGGGTGTCCTTTAGCGAGATGAGCAAGGGAAGCGTTAATTCCGTTGAGCTTATCGCGAAATTGATAAACCAGGGGCGGGATATTGTTGACGGGATAGAAAGGATGTTTGAGGCAATAGAAGGCTCCTGTTCGTTATTGCTGCTTAATAAAGACGGCCTTTACGCGGCGCGGGATAGATGGGGTTACACTCCGTTGGTCCTGGGCAAGAGAGGCGATTCCTGGGCAGTGACAGCAGAGACGGCCGCCTTTCTCAATACAGGGTTTTCCATAGAAAAGTTCCTTCTGCCGGGCGAGATCATTTTGCTTAATGAGGACGGCCTGGCCCAGCGGAAGCCGGGCGGCAGCAGGAGCCAGATCTGCGCATTCTTGTGGATCTATACCGGTTTTCCCGCCTCAAGTTACGAAGGCATAAATGTCGAGGCGGCAAGGGAAAGATGCGGCAGGTTTCTGGCTGAACGCGATAACGATATTGAGGTGGATGTTGTTTCGGGCGTCCCTGATTCAGGCATCGCCCATGCCATCGGATACGCGATGGAATCCAAAAAGCCGTACAGGCGGCCTTTGGTCAAATATACTCCCGGTTACGGCAGGAGCTATACCCCGCCTTCGCAGGAGGTGCGCGATCTGATCGCCACAATGAAATTGATCCCCAACAGAGAAATAATTGAAGGCAACAGGATCGTTGTTTGCGAGGACTCAATAGTCAGGGGGACGCAGTTGAAGAATTGTACGGTCAAGAAATTATGGGAGTGCGGGGCTAAAGAGGTGCATGTGCGGCCTGCCTGCCCTCCGTTGATGCATCCCTGTAAGTTCTGCCTTTCTACGCGCAGTATCAATGAGCTTGCGGCGCGCCGGGCCATAAGGGCTTTGGAAGGCAGCGACATTGAAGATGTATCGGAATACATTGACCACACCAGCGATAAATATAAAAAGATGGTGGACTGGATCGCCAGGGAGTTGTCGTTGACCACCTTGAGATATCAGACCATAGACGACATGGTAAAGGCGATCGGTTTACCCAAAGAGAGGCTTTGCCTGTATTGCTGGACCGGAGAATGCCCGCAGCCGAAAGCAGGAAAAGATCCGATATGCCAGGAAGAAAAGATATTAGAAAAGTATTGA
- a CDS encoding desulfoferrodoxin FeS4 iron-binding domain-containing protein: MAVEKTGEKYRCNVCGNEVVVTKAGGGELVCCGEPMEKLEGV, from the coding sequence ATGGCAGTGGAAAAAACGGGTGAGAAATACAGGTGCAATGTCTGCGGCAATGAAGTAGTGGTGACAAAGGCGGGCGGCGGAGAACTCGTCTGCTGCGGAGAACCGATGGAGAAGTTAGAAGGGGTTTAA
- the carB gene encoding carbamoyl-phosphate synthase large subunit — MPGRKDIRKVLIVGSGPIIIGQACEFDYSGTQACKALREEGYEIVLVNSNPATIMTDPGMAERTYIEPLTVESLARIIARERPDALLPNLGGQTGLNLASALHKAGVLDKYKVKIIGVQADAIERGEDREAFKGTMKKLGIPVPRSEICVSFEEALKVAGRLGYPVVIRPAYTLGGTGGGIAYNNEDLDFLVNRGLSASPIHQVLIEEAVIGWEELELEVVRDEKNQKITVCFIENIDAMGVHTGDSFCAAPMLTVPQGLQKRMQDLSYKIVEAIGVVGGTNIQFAHNPEDGRLVAIEINPRTSRSSALASKATGFPIARISTKLAAGITLDEIPYWRKATLEKYEPWGEYVVIKFARWTFEKFRQAKDILGTQMKAVGEVMSIAKTFKEAFQKSIRSLETGRYGLGFIGDLHDLPLEELKLRLAFPSSQRVFLMYEALRKGISVDELHNLTYIGSWFIKEMKEMVEFEEGLLKRGWEKCSDANLRKAKEWGFSDKYLAGIFKVKESDVRGRRKKLLGNARFEPVPVSGVKDAAYYYSTYTPGKDLVPVSGKKKVLILGGGPNRIGQGIEFDYTCVHAAFALRDEGFESVMINCNPETVSTDYDTSDKLYFEPLTVEDVLAVWEKEKPVGAIVQFGGQTPLNIAAELEQNGVRILGTSTEAISFAEDRELFRRKMIELGIRQTEGATAFSLEEAVAIARRVGYPVMVRPSFVLGGRGMEVIYDEQMLVKYAKEAIQVSPEYPMLIDRFLENAVECEVDALSDGNETFVAAVMEHIEHAGIHSGDSACTIPPRTIKKEHLETISIWTEKIAGELKVSGLINIQFAICEDKVYILEANPRASRTVPLVSKTVGIPLARIATLLMLGRKIGDFPQLRHRKIPYVSVKEAVFPFNMFPEVDPVLGPEMRATGEVMGIGQDFGTAFFKAQESAGTKLPTEGTVLITVTDAAKRELLPIALNLSRMSFKILATENTHRFLKENGVESSFIKKLHEGRPNIADAVKNKEINLIINTPAGRTSAYDDSYIRTLAIQYKIPYVTTMAAARATVDGIGSVRKGQDQPRSLQEYHQMLKEAQKASVKR; from the coding sequence ATGCCAGGAAGAAAAGATATTAGAAAAGTATTGATCGTAGGGTCCGGCCCCATCATTATCGGCCAGGCCTGCGAGTTTGATTATTCCGGCACCCAGGCCTGCAAGGCCTTGCGCGAAGAAGGTTACGAGATCGTGCTGGTGAACTCCAATCCCGCGACGATCATGACTGACCCGGGCATGGCCGAGCGCACCTATATTGAGCCGTTGACGGTGGAAAGCCTGGCCAGGATCATTGCCAGGGAGAGGCCGGACGCGCTCCTGCCGAACCTGGGAGGCCAGACGGGTTTGAATCTGGCCTCGGCCTTGCATAAGGCAGGGGTGTTGGATAAATACAAAGTAAAGATAATCGGGGTCCAGGCGGACGCGATAGAGCGCGGAGAAGACCGCGAGGCGTTCAAGGGCACCATGAAGAAACTGGGTATCCCGGTGCCGCGGTCAGAGATCTGCGTTTCATTTGAAGAGGCGTTAAAGGTCGCCGGGCGGTTAGGTTACCCGGTAGTGATCCGGCCGGCATATACGCTCGGTGGGACAGGCGGCGGGATCGCTTATAATAATGAAGACCTTGACTTCCTGGTCAACCGCGGGTTAAGCGCGAGCCCGATCCATCAGGTTTTGATCGAGGAAGCGGTTATCGGCTGGGAAGAGCTGGAATTGGAAGTCGTGCGCGATGAAAAAAATCAGAAGATCACCGTATGTTTCATTGAGAACATTGACGCCATGGGCGTGCATACCGGAGACAGTTTTTGCGCCGCGCCGATGTTGACTGTGCCCCAGGGCCTGCAAAAAAGGATGCAGGATCTTTCCTATAAGATAGTCGAGGCCATCGGAGTCGTGGGCGGCACGAATATCCAGTTCGCGCATAACCCGGAAGACGGCCGGCTGGTGGCCATTGAGATCAACCCGCGCACGTCCCGTTCCTCAGCGCTTGCTTCCAAGGCTACCGGCTTTCCCATTGCCAGGATCTCCACCAAATTGGCTGCCGGCATTACCCTTGATGAGATCCCTTATTGGAGAAAAGCGACGCTGGAAAAATATGAGCCGTGGGGTGAATACGTAGTCATCAAGTTCGCCCGCTGGACGTTTGAGAAGTTCCGCCAGGCCAAAGATATCCTTGGCACGCAGATGAAGGCAGTGGGAGAGGTGATGAGCATCGCCAAGACGTTTAAAGAGGCGTTTCAAAAGTCCATACGTTCCCTTGAGACAGGCAGGTACGGATTGGGGTTTATCGGGGATCTTCACGATCTGCCGCTTGAAGAACTGAAATTACGGCTGGCCTTTCCCTCCAGCCAACGCGTCTTCCTGATGTACGAGGCGCTGCGCAAAGGCATTAGCGTGGATGAGCTCCACAACCTTACCTATATAGGCAGCTGGTTTATCAAAGAGATGAAGGAGATGGTGGAATTTGAGGAAGGGCTGCTTAAGCGCGGCTGGGAGAAATGCTCTGACGCCAATTTGAGAAAGGCCAAAGAATGGGGTTTCAGCGATAAGTACCTTGCAGGGATATTCAAGGTAAAGGAATCTGATGTGCGCGGCCGCAGAAAAAAACTGCTCGGCAACGCCCGTTTTGAGCCGGTGCCTGTCAGCGGCGTAAAGGATGCCGCCTATTATTATTCTACTTATACCCCCGGTAAGGACCTGGTGCCGGTTTCCGGCAAAAAGAAGGTGCTTATCCTGGGAGGCGGGCCCAATCGTATAGGGCAGGGTATTGAGTTTGATTATACCTGCGTGCACGCGGCGTTCGCGCTGCGGGATGAGGGTTTTGAGTCGGTCATGATTAACTGCAACCCGGAAACGGTCTCTACCGATTATGATACTTCCGATAAGCTTTATTTTGAGCCGTTGACGGTGGAGGATGTCCTGGCTGTCTGGGAAAAGGAAAAGCCCGTCGGCGCGATCGTGCAGTTTGGAGGGCAGACCCCGCTTAATATCGCGGCAGAACTTGAGCAGAACGGAGTCAGGATACTGGGCACGAGCACCGAAGCGATATCCTTTGCCGAGGACAGGGAGCTCTTCAGGCGGAAGATGATCGAATTGGGCATCCGCCAGACCGAAGGCGCGACAGCGTTTTCCCTGGAAGAGGCGGTAGCGATCGCGAGGCGCGTCGGGTATCCGGTGATGGTCAGGCCGTCGTTTGTTCTGGGCGGGCGCGGCATGGAAGTGATCTATGATGAACAGATGCTGGTCAAATACGCCAAAGAGGCGATCCAGGTAAGCCCCGAATACCCCATGCTCATTGACCGCTTCCTGGAGAACGCCGTTGAGTGCGAAGTGGACGCGCTTTCCGACGGAAATGAGACATTCGTAGCGGCAGTGATGGAGCACATTGAGCACGCGGGGATCCATTCCGGAGATTCCGCCTGCACCATTCCGCCGCGGACCATAAAGAAAGAACATTTAGAAACGATCAGTATATGGACGGAGAAGATCGCCGGGGAATTGAAGGTGTCCGGCCTGATCAATATCCAGTTCGCCATTTGCGAGGATAAGGTCTATATACTTGAGGCGAACCCGCGCGCCTCGCGCACAGTGCCTCTGGTTTCCAAAACCGTCGGCATACCGCTGGCGCGTATCGCCACGCTTTTAATGCTGGGCAGGAAGATCGGCGATTTTCCCCAACTGCGGCACCGGAAGATCCCCTATGTCTCGGTAAAAGAGGCGGTATTTCCGTTTAATATGTTCCCGGAGGTTGACCCTGTGCTCGGGCCTGAGATGCGCGCGACCGGAGAGGTTATGGGTATCGGCCAGGATTTCGGCACGGCCTTTTTTAAGGCGCAGGAATCAGCGGGCACAAAACTGCCCACGGAAGGCACGGTATTGATCACGGTAACGGACGCGGCCAAGCGGGAGCTCTTGCCTATCGCCTTAAACCTTTCGCGCATGTCGTTTAAGATCCTTGCCACGGAAAATACGCACCGTTTTCTGAAAGAGAACGGCGTTGAGTCAAGCTTTATCAAGAAACTGCATGAAGGCAGGCCGAATATAGCCGACGCGGTCAAAAACAAAGAGATAAACCTGATCATAAACACTCCCGCGGGCAGGACCAGCGCCTACGACGACAGCTATATCCGCACTCTGGCCATCCAGTATAAGATCCCCTATGTGACAACTATGGCAGCTGCCCGGGCAACCGTGGACGGGATCGGGTCGGTGAGAAAGGGCCAGGACCAGCCGAGATCGCTGCAGGAATACCACCAGATGTTGAAAGAAGCGCAGAAGGCAAGCGTAAAAAGATAA
- a CDS encoding ATP-binding protein, with amino-acid sequence MPQVKEITANELDTKGFIKEKAAEIARAVGSGVAINALSGGVDSAAVTMLGHKALGEKLKTYFIDNGIMREGEPQQIASIFKKLGVNVEVVDAQDDFFSALKGISDPEDKREAITQTFYKKVFGNLVKKSGARHLLQGTILTDIDETVAGIKRQHNVFEQLGIDPQEAFGYKIIEPLVQLRKDGVRKVAESLGLPPSIYNRMPFPGPALSARVIGEATRERIALARKATSILEEELSSVKAFQYMAILHNDRVTGTRDNKREFGRQIEIRCWDSIDARQARPTRLPFSVLEKLAQRIVREVPGVVSVTYNIAAKPPSTMEAV; translated from the coding sequence ATGCCGCAGGTAAAAGAAATCACCGCGAATGAGCTTGACACAAAGGGATTTATTAAAGAAAAGGCCGCGGAGATCGCGCGGGCCGTGGGCAGCGGTGTCGCCATTAACGCCCTTTCCGGAGGGGTGGATTCCGCGGCGGTAACCATGCTCGGGCATAAGGCGCTCGGCGAAAAGTTAAAGACCTATTTTATTGATAACGGTATCATGCGCGAAGGCGAGCCGCAGCAGATCGCCTCCATATTCAAAAAACTGGGGGTTAATGTGGAGGTAGTGGACGCTCAGGATGATTTTTTTAGCGCGCTTAAAGGCATCAGCGATCCCGAGGATAAGCGCGAGGCGATCACCCAGACATTTTATAAGAAGGTTTTCGGCAATTTAGTGAAGAAAAGCGGGGCAAGGCATCTTTTACAGGGGACCATCTTGACGGATATAGACGAGACGGTCGCCGGCATCAAGCGCCAGCACAATGTCTTTGAACAGCTGGGCATTGACCCGCAGGAGGCATTCGGATACAAGATCATTGAACCGCTGGTTCAGCTGCGCAAAGACGGCGTGCGCAAGGTCGCCGAATCACTGGGGCTGCCCCCATCTATTTACAACCGTATGCCGTTCCCCGGGCCGGCGCTTTCCGCGCGCGTCATCGGAGAGGCCACGCGCGAGAGGATCGCCTTGGCGCGTAAGGCCACTTCTATTTTGGAAGAAGAATTGTCTTCGGTGAAGGCATTCCAATACATGGCCATACTGCATAACGACCGCGTTACCGGCACGCGCGATAATAAAAGAGAGTTCGGCCGGCAGATAGAGATACGCTGCTGGGACAGCATTGACGCGCGCCAGGCACGGCCGACGCGGCTGCCTTTCAGCGTGTTAGAGAAATTAGCGCAGAGGATCGTCAGAGAGGTGCCGGGAGTTGTCAGCGTTACCTACAATATCGCCGCCAAGCCGCCTTCCACAATGGAAGCGGTATAA